In Edaphobacter aggregans, the sequence GGGGTGGAGTGAGTGAGGTGGCCGGAGGTTCCGGTGAATGTGACTGTTGAGGTGGTTGCGACTGCAGTAGGTGCTGCGGCTAATGTCGTGCTCTGCGCGGTACCGGGAGAGAGAGTGAGGGTTGACGGGGTTGCGGTGACTCCGGTGGGCAGGCCGGCTATGGCGATGGCGACGGTGCTGGTAAAGGAATTTTGTGGATTCGCGATGATGCTGACTGGAGATCCTGTTGCGCCAGCTGTGATGGATAGCGATGTTGGTGACAGCGTCAGAGTGAAGTCGGGCGCCGGAGAGATGGTTGCGGTCACTGCGGCAGTATGCGAGAGCATTCCTGAGGTTGCGGTGAGGGTAAGCATTACGCTGCCAGTTGGAGCGGTGGCGGACGCCGTCAGAGCTATGGTTTGCACGGTTCCGGGAGAGAGGGTGAGCATGGATGGTTGCGCTGTGACGCCGCTGGGGAGTCCTGTAATCGCAACGGATACCATGCTCGCGAAACCGTTTACTGGAGCGGCATTGATGCTGATTTGTTGTCCGGTTCCGCCTGGAAGAAGGGTGACGGTTGTTGGCGTGGCTGATAAGGAAAAGTCTGCTTCGGGTGCAGGTTTGGAGCCTCCGCCGCAGGAAGTCAGTAGAAGGGCGATGAGGGTGGAGCTCGCCCAGAGTGCCTTTGAACAGGAACGCATATCAACTACCCGGCTTTATCTCGTAGAGAATAGAAATCATTTGCCGTTCGGTCGCGCTACGTCACGTTGAGAGTACACCCTTAGCTCTCGCGATTTGTCAGCGATTTCTCGGTCTCAGAGTGACCGATGGCCAACAATCGTCACGCTCCTACTTGCTTTCCAATACGACACGGCCATAGAGCGGCTGCGTTGGACGCGCGTCGTTCCTGTACAGCTTCGAGAACTGCTCGATTTCCGAAGCCGAAACGGACACGGGATGTTTCAGCACGAACCACGTCACATCTTCACTGCAAGGAGGAGTAGTAAGGGAGCCCAAAAAGGTGTAGTAGCTGTGATCGGGGGGAAGCAGCCCATCCGCATCGATCTGGACATCCTTCTCGGATTCGACTTTTTCTTTTTCCTTCGGCATGTCTTTCCATAATCTGCCGATCAGGTCATTGCCTTCCCCCTTCTCCAACAGAATCGCGACTACGGCTGCATTGCCTTTCTCATCCGCGTGGACCAAATGCACGGCCATGTCATAGCGCTTTCCGTTGATCTTCTCCTCGCTCGGCCTGTGAAAATGGAATTGCTTCAGCTCGTATCGCTTGCCACCCACTGTGATAAAACTTCCGGGGCTGTAAGTAATCAGAATTGTGTGGCCGTTATCGACGATATTCAACGGCGAAGGTTTGTAATCAAACTGAATCGGCGGAAGGTCAGCCTTTACCGGACCGCGGATATCGATAGGCGATTGGCGATGCCCATTCTTGCACGGAGCAAACTCCGGTTTAAGATCACCCCAATGACCAGGGCCTCGCGTCGTGCTGTAATCCCATGTGTGTTCCGTATTCTGGTGTTCCTGCGCTCCACCAGCGGCGGATAAGACCAGCGCGCAACCGACGATTGTATGGAGGGAACGGTTCCGAAGACGCATATCAAATACTCCTGACTGCGAGAGGACACTACGATGCGGCACTTCCACTGCTTTCTGCTAAACCCGAGTTTCGCCAACAGCCATCATGGATAAGCGACTGCTCATCCTCGGCGCTGCTTTAGCTGCTCATACTCACGCCTGCGCCCAATTCACCGACCCGCGAAACTACCAGAACACTCCCGTGGGGATCAATCAGCTCGAGCTGGCCTACGCCTATGTTCG encodes:
- a CDS encoding carbonic anhydrase codes for the protein MRLRNRSLHTIVGCALVLSAAGGAQEHQNTEHTWDYSTTRGPGHWGDLKPEFAPCKNGHRQSPIDIRGPVKADLPPIQFDYKPSPLNIVDNGHTILITYSPGSFITVGGKRYELKQFHFHRPSEEKINGKRYDMAVHLVHADEKGNAAVVAILLEKGEGNDLIGRLWKDMPKEKEKVESEKDVQIDADGLLPPDHSYYTFLGSLTTPPCSEDVTWFVLKHPVSVSASEIEQFSKLYRNDARPTQPLYGRVVLESK